The region cctctaaagtgttagttattttaaaaaaatttgtttgaaaaacagtggatatttaattggtaacctgttcgcatgctgcaaaagtgtaaaattcatattgatttcatcctttaatcgaatgttatacaccattaatccattgatatatacaacatgaatccatttatatacaacattaatcctccatatatacaacattaatatatgattctttgatcaacaatatacaacaacatattcatgatttagtaaaagtacaacaacaatatacaacatatatacaacaacagcatacaacaacaacatttcatacatatatgtacaacaatatacaacctagctatatgattctttgatcaacaatgaattgacacaattcatccttcatttcatccaaatgagctcttgagtgagatttgtattcctcaaagtactacaattaacagaataaaacatattcatgatttagtaacaaattagatgaaatatccgataatattaaaataaaccctaagttattattccataccatttttgggatgtctatacgattcaacgcaatgatatctctcataaatctcaatacaaaaaatccgcaatcgaccgaattattttgctgaggacactacacagaaaaacaaacaatatatatagttaatttcttacaaacactattataagcaaaaaaacaaacactattataagcaaaaataagatacttaatatatacctgaactctgatccaggtaatgtccttcctattacgataattctttttcgatctaaattttattattgccctaacaaaataaaaacgtatattgagatcaatctgacagacataattaaatatacaaatacacacgaatatttaggggaatttcacttacgcgtcaaccgtcttcttcatactcggatatttactccaatcacccgataacgaatcgagataatacactattagtctcgaaagatccatagcaaccaacacccagtgaccactgtatccaaaagctgtctagtagttctaaccaatactaaacaaaataacgcccatccacccatggtggcaaacatgttaTGTATATCCAAAAgttgtctagtagttctatcgcacatccatacaaaataaggctcaaccaaaaaaacagatggcagcataagtagtatatccaaaaaaggcatggtgaatatcctaactcccaaATCTATCCTCGAAACTTGTACGACAAATCAAGATCAACAGTAAAACATTACTTCTTTGACGTTTTCCAAGATAGATGGCAGAGTCGACACAAAGTTGGTGGCACTCCTATTTCCACTTGCAGAACCAGAATCAGAATTTTCAACTTCACTTATGTAGTATCTAGCGCGGAAAGCTAGCAAGTGTGCATAATAGGCAGGAGGAACTGCATAGAAGATAACATTTTTGTTAAACTAAAGTTTTGTAtagcctaaaacaaaaacaagcaaagggaatcaagtaacaaacctattgagacagatcgagtacacctcgcataactgaatggaaaaaaatagtatcagaaggcttctaaaattaaatgaaaacagtacaagtttagaaaacattaattaagattaaaaaagaaaatcatatcattacgtgtagcacaagttattggtcaaactctgtagctggtctgcagtgaatttattttcatcatacagcacatgataatgcgttggtcgactagtcccctgcaaaaagaacacgtccaaatgcaaataacacagaactgtcaaaaggcgattgagcaacaaatagtaaacaatggcataaagttaaatgacatagctaatattacctgaattcctgcatggttgttaaggtaaaaatcaaattccctagggtgacaaatgctggtgtctaccacggttcctttgacaatttagaacaacaaaatcagcaaaaagtgataaattcaaatgataatatataccagctgcgttgagaaatatattgaaaaaatctggcataatatttccacttctatcggtctctttggggttgacaggaaagagacgggtgtgatgtctcttttggaccactacaaaagtaactttaggtagatacccatcctctattgagacacaagcctgatgaaaaaaaattaaaaattaaacgcagagaatttagtggtgtattttatgaacgacaaagcaacaagaaatcaactttgagaagtcctaaattctgcctacaatacagggttgcaaagttgatgcaacaaaaaacaGAGTGTTTCTGTGTTCACCGTGTACAGCAGCAGTggtctttttccggccaattgaatacaatatttttgccggctttcatcgatgtgaaaggatctctaaaaaacatacacatggagtgtgttattataaagtaatattataacaatatatggtcaacaaatagtcaacaaaaaaaacatataacaatatatgataagtacctgtatctccgaccatattttttctttgccaaccttcaagtccggacttctccaattatcacatgtaatcggaatatgttgtcgaacaaggaaaccaatgtaacttgccaacattgaaccgttaggctcaattagttggtcttcagcactccaatgtacttcaaattttacacccttgtctcttgcacgaatgattgacttcataacagtcaatcctcgtttgatttctttttcaacattgttacgtgatccattcgcgtcatgggtatcgtcttggttagccattttatctgtaatatagaaatgattcaataagacccaagtaagacaatgattcaatacgtgaacacattcatataccttccatttctctcatgttacaacaatctaaactcttttttttttatcattattgaatacaaactcacacacacctactgcatgcaaaagaccaatgcaaacttatggtgtttggaacatgaacaaacttgcatccataatcatcaaacttccaagcacaagctcaaacacacttcaaatgatatcagttttcaatcagaaataaaaaactcagtttgccctaaacaacattaatcaacataatgcacaaaatgtaaaactaagtttagaaaatgccctaatcaaacacatgaagaaagtgaacggtaacgatggagaagagaaataccttcaaggtgacggtaacgatggagaagaaagtgaacagtgacggtggacgtgaacgtgaacgcagcagcagaaaaaggcgacggcgacgatgacggtgagggagggagaacgaacggaggacgagagtaatcgcagtagagagtaatcgcagtagagaaAAACCCAGTTACttaaacgaaatagcttatagagagggaaaataaagagacatgcagtatatgttataattttaatgtttactaaatgggaccttagagggcgcttctgaaagcgctctctaaggctttcccaaagcgccttctaaactggaaatgtacatggacttagagagcgcttttctaaaagcgccctctaagggtaaccttagagggcgctttcactaaagcgccctctattgttgtccctccatttcctcattatttttttttggcttcactttagagggcgctttgttacaaaagcgccctctaaagggggcctaagagggcgcttctaaaagcgctctctaaggctttccaaaagcgccttataaactggaaatgtacatggacatagagagcgctttttaaaaagcgccctctaaggttacccttagagggcgctttcaataaagcgtcctctattggtgtccctccatttcctcattattttttcgcttcactttagagtgcgctttgttacaaaagccccctctaaagtgcgctgtctattccaatagtatgctccttattttttctcttcactttagagtgcgcttttgtaataaagcgccctctaaggggcgctgtctattccagtttttggcgtagtgaccTCATTCAATTTGTAGCCTACATTGAAAATAAGTTTCAAACATCCTTAAAATGCCTCGGGTCTAATAATGGCACAAAATTTATTTCCTTATCTGAACTTATTTTAGCAAAAGGTATCATCCATCAGAAATCTTGTGTAGAGACACCCCAACAAAATGGGGTGGTTGAAAGAAAACATCAACATATCCTTAATGTGGCTAGATCCTTGTTCTTTCACTCTAACATTACCTATGTAGAATTTATGTGTCCAACATGTCACACATCTCATCAATAGGTTGCCTACCTCTTTATTATAGTCCAAATGCCTTTATGAACTCTTGTTCAatgaatctctctctctctctctctctctctctctctctctcacccCTAAAAATGTTTGGTTACTTGCGTTTTGCATCCACACTTCAGGCACATAGGATAAAATTTGACTATAGAGCTAGGAAAACAATATTTCTTGGTTATCAAGAGAGGAACAAAGGGATATATTATGTATGACCTCCAAAACCACTTAGTTTTTGTTTCTAGAAATGTAATTTTCTATGAAACACAATTTCCCTTTAAATCTGGTCCCTTACATCACTCACCTCCTCAATCTCACCATGAGAAAAACTTGTTTGATGACCCACTCTCTTCTTAATTCCCCAACCAGCAGTCCAACACTGATTTGTCCTTATCCACTAGTCCTAGCTCCTCTCCTAGTTCTCCTTTTGAAAAATTTGACAGGAATGACCTGCATATCCCTCCTAGTCCTAACATACTACCCCTTGACTTTATTCTTGACAATGACCATTCACCTAGTGGCAGCTCTTTACACCGCAGTCATCAGTATCAATCAAGTAGACATGTCTCTCACTGTCCTAACCCTCTTCCCTCACCTAGCCATACATTTCCCAATGGTCTTAGCATTTCTTCTCCTGTACTTGATGCACCTATTGGTCATGTGCCTGTCTTACCTATTAGGCAATCCACGAGGGTCTCTCATCCTCCTAGTTATCTAGCAGACTACCATTGCTATTATATCTCTAACAATGCATATTCTTTGTCCCTTGAAAAACCTTACACTCTCTCTTTTGTCCTCTCTTACAATAAATGCTCTCCCACTATAAGCATTATTGTTGTTCTATCTCCTCCAATATTGAGCATAAGGGAATTACAAATAATTTATAATTCCCAAAGGGAATGACTGGTATTCTATTTCCCTTTGATCCCACAACCAAACTATCTGTCACAGATGGTGAACCTCTTAAGGACCCTTCCTCCTATCAAAGGATCACTAGCATACTAATTTACCTGAAAAATTCAAGGCCTGACATCTCATATGTTATGCAACATTTTAGTCAATATGTGTCTAAACCTCTCTTGCCCCATTATCAGGGTGCCACACAAATTCTCAGGTACCTCAAATCCTTCTCCCCTTGAGGCATTTTGTTCGCATCTTCTAGTTCTCTTTAAGATCTATGGTTTTGCTGACTATGATTGGGCAAGATGCCTTGACACCAGAAGTCCATTACTGGATATTGTGTTATTCTTGGCTCATCCCTCCTGTGTTGGAAGTCAAAGAAACAAAACATTGTTTCTGGGttctccatcaaaagctgagtGTATGGCCTTGGCTTCCTTGACTTATGAATTGCAATGATTGCAATATCTCTTCAATGATCTCATGATTGATTTTCCGCAACCTGCTTATGTCTACTGTGATAGTAATCAACTATCTATCTTACTCAAACTCCTACATTCCATGAAAGCAAACATATAGAGCCAGATTGTCATGTTATTCGAGTGAAGATGAATTCCAAACTCATTCACTTGCTTCATGTTTCTACCATTGCTCAGCTTGCAGACATATTCACTAAACTTTGCATTCTCAAATTTTATCTACCATTTTAGACAAGTTAAGACTTTATTCAATCCATAGTCCAACTTGAAGGGAAATATCAGCTTAGCTATTTGCATTATGGCCCTTATATATAGTTAGGCCCTCTTATTACTATGTGGTTAGCATCCCTTGTACATATATAGATAAGATAAGGGTAAAAGCTAAATAAGTTAGAGAAGTTTTGAGAGTTAATTACAAATTCTTCtccttttatatatatatatatatatatatatatatatatatatatatatatatatatatatatatatatatatatatatatatatatatatccaaaTAACAAActtttcactatttttcttctTTGTAGCTGAGATTCTCAATATTAACAACTATCCCAACCAGAAGAGACAAATAGCTCACTTTTCGTTAAAAAAACAATTATTCAAATAAATATTCCTACAAAGTAGTGCTTAGACCTATGTAACTCCGCAAAACAAATATTCAATTAAATAAATTCACCCTTAGAACAAAAACATAACAAATTATTTCTTAAGAATATCATACATTGATAAAATTTCTTTTCTAATCGAGACAATAATGTCCTTTCAAATAAATGGCTTGACCCTCTTTTGACATTTAAGAATCAAAACTTATTATTATGATCAATAATATAATAAGCTGTGTGCTAAAAAACTTACCCTAAGACAATTTCAAGAAAAACATGGGATATTTGGTGTGCATGAAGTGCACGACCCTTGTACATTATTGCATGTTGCAGATATTGTCTTTCCATCAAGACCAGTTATATTAATATTTTCTAGTATAATTTTGGTGCATCCAATATAGTCACAGTTCAACTCAATTGCTTTCTCATCGTTTGCAGTTCCTTCAATGTTTCGGAATGTAACATCACTCACTTTCACagctttgctttttccttgtaaAGCATCGTATTGTTGATCAATAATAATTGGGTTCTTCACACCAAAAAGTTTAATATCTTCGTAAGTGATCTTCCTCGCATACCCGGATCCACCCTATATAAAAAAGTACATACAAAaatttgttatttttattgtGATTAAATCTATATATAATCAATTCTTACTTACCGTCCATGTCTTGATTCTAGCACCATTAGTCGTTTCTGTGAAAGTTACATTTCGTACATATACATCCTCTACGGTAGCATAACTCCCATCTTTTCCAAGGCTTCCAACACTATATATTCAACAACACATTCAAGAGTATTTATAGTTTAAATCATTGTCGATGAAATAATTGCATAATGTAGATCTTAAAACCATAAGATCATTTTAACAACTAACCTGATACCATGACCAGGTCCACAAAAAACATCAGTTATGTTTATGAATTGGGAACCAGAGTTAATAGCGATGCAATCGTCTCCTATAATAAATAGTAGTTAAGAAAGTTAATAAGATGTAAATAATTTATGAGAAACACATCTCATTAACAAAAGAGAATAATATAGGATTTAACCAGTTGAGATGACTAAATGTTGGATGTCTATCTGTGTCGATGATGAAATATCAATCCCATCAGTATTAGGACTATCTTCTGGAGCAGTCATATGAAGATTGGAGATTAATGCACCCGTGCATGAATTTATGCTCAAATGATTTTTTGGACTATTGACGTGTCTTAAGCCACTTAGTTGAAAATTTTCACATTTAAGAATTCGAAGAGCCTGCACATACATGTCATTTAAATTTGCCATTATattataaaaatcatttaaatttttttatgaTAAACTATTGTTAACATGTAATTAACTTACTGTTGGTCTATGACCTTCGCCAACATCGTTCCACCAGGAACTACCTTGACCATCAATTATTCCTTCTCCACTAATAACAAGGCCATTCACATGACAGAATTCAATCCATGTTTCACTATCATTATTATCCCATTTCCAACTCTTCCTACTTTCTGGTGCAGTGATAGTTCCCATTATCTGTCAAATTAAATATTAGTAACATTATTTTTatcaaattatatatatattaagtgAGACATATTTAACATAGAAAAGTGAGTTACAATTTCTTATGGACTCACACACAGGATACTAAATACATTAAAAAAATGTATAACCCACCTCAACATTAATTGTCTCAGATTTGCAAGGACCTTGAAACTTCATAGGTTGCAAcataaaagttttttttttagGTATTATAAGTGTTGGTTTGCCTTCAGTGGTACCACACACATCATCCCATGCTTTTAGAAAAGCCTTTTATATAAAAGTTAAAATAATCATATAAGATTTGAAAGATTTTCTAtcataataaataatatatatgaaaaacatgcatgaaaaaaaagaaattataaaaaaatatatacattTGAATCGTCTGTATATCCATCACCCTTGGCACCATAACTAACAACATTAAAGGTTTGTTCAACTTGGTTATGATTTTCAAATGTAGAGCACATACGAAGTGAAGAAATACAAAACACTAGAAGAAGAGAAAAAATGCCTTTCATCTTTGAAATAAGAagaaaaactaattttataaaaATACTAATAATATATTGTGTTAAGCTTGAATACTTTttgagaaaaataaaagaaatcaCAGTTATTTATATATTGGAGGAGAGCAAATAGTAGAGGAAATCATACTTATTACCAATAATTGTAATGATTTCTATGTCTATAGGACTAACtacaaacaaacaaatcattgTTGGGTCATAATGAATTTTTAAATTTTAGGATATAGTATTTGAATTGTCTTTATATCAAATATTTATTATGAGTAGTATTTTGTCGGACAGAAAAATCTAAAAATATACTACTAATCCTTTTTTTGGTTACATGAAAGAGAAAGAAGAAAATGCTACTAATTTCATTCACTAACTTATAGTTAAATAAATTTAATGTTAAATCGATTTTGAGAGATTACTAACCTTTAGTAAATGACATGCTTCGAATAAGATTATGTCTATCAGAAGGAAtctatatattttttttaaaaaggtaaTGTCAATGACAAACTAAGTATAACTACAAAAATAAGTATAAAACTAAGTTTAAGTATAATTGAGGATTTGAATCAGTGTCTTAGGAAATCTTTTCCCTAGCCTCTTAGGAAAATTAGAAAATAACAATTTTGTTCTGTGTTGGAAATCCGTGTGCCTTGGAAATGAAGCCATAGGAAATCTTTTCCCTAGCCTCTTGGCCTCTGCAGACTGTGTGGATGATAAGGTAGGTGCTATGAGATTCTGGCATGCAAATTCCTAGACATGGAACATTTGAGTTTTTGTTGATAGTTTATCAGATAGTGGTATGTGTGGAACGGTGTTTTGCATGTTATCTAAAGAAGTAATAAAAAGAGCTTTTGATAATTTGCCTTCGATGATGAAAAATAAAAGAAGATTTTGATGATGCAACTTGGATGACAACTAGCACAACAAGCTTTATGAGCTATGATGATCCAAGTATAAAAAGCGGTTAAAGATACAAACAGGAGAATTGGGGTTTGATTTAcgaacaaaactccatacttcacACCACTTTGATTTACTCAAAAACCTACTCACCATTTCAATTGCATAGAAAATGTCAGGTctggtattacacaaatacctcagagagcctgccaatcacctctatccgacagcaagagatgagatgtttgaagacatgatgacagtagtggaattaaaatcaataggactttttctgcatagctttctctttgttttcttgacaatttcctcttactaggatttctgtctccttgtacacaaattgcctgtttataggccctctttcagAATCAATGCAATTTCATTTtgaaaaaatgttgttgttttatttcctctgttttgtttgcgtaaacgtccattgatttaatttgaattgattgatgcatttgaatatggctaatgtttatcaaaaatacatgcctaaaatggaaattgcaattactacgagacttcaggatcaaggaaaaggtctaaccatgctttccaatgaatccgttgctaattcgattccccggcaacgccaattattccccagaagagagtggcattactagacaaatgggtcatcttttctatccccagccaggctttgttgaatgtttctaccatcagacag is a window of Lathyrus oleraceus cultivar Zhongwan6 chromosome 6, CAAS_Psat_ZW6_1.0, whole genome shotgun sequence DNA encoding:
- the LOC127094334 gene encoding probable polygalacturonase At3g15720 — encoded protein: MLQPMKFQGPCKSETINVEIMGTITAPESRKSWKWDNNDSETWIEFCHVNGLVISGEGIIDGQGSSWWNDVGEGHRPTALRILKCENFQLSGLRHVNSPKNHLSINSCTGALISNLHMTAPEDSPNTDGIDISSSTQIDIQHLVISTGDDCIAINSGSQFINITDVFCGPGHGISVGSLGKDGSYATVEDVYVRNVTFTETTNGARIKTWTGGSGYARKITYEDIKLFGVKNPIIIDQQYDALQGKSKAVKVSDVTFRNIEGTANDEKAIELNCDYIGCTKIILENINITGLDGKTISATCNNVQGSCTSCTPNIPCFS